GCCCGAGCATCCACTCGGTGGCTGGCCGAGGGCTCTTCGGTGGCGCAGCAGCAGATCATTCGTGACTTCGGCAAATCTCGAGCGAAGGCGCTCAAGGACATCAAGGACCGGTTGCCCGTCAGGCAGCGTGCCGGAATGCCAAAGCACAAAAGAAAGCGTGAGGCGTTGCCGACGCTGAACTACACCCGGCGCGGGTTTCGGCTTGAGGGCGGTCGGCTGCATGTCGCAGGCGGGGTCGAGTTGACGGTGGTGTGGTCGCGCGCGCTGCCCTCCAACCCCAGCAGTGTGCGTGTGTATCGCGACAGCATCGGCCACTGGTACGCATCGTTCGTAGTGCCCGCGGAGGTCCAGTCGCTTCCTGTTACCGGCGCTGTGATCGGTGTCGACTGGGGAGTGAAGGACACTGCGACCACCACCAGTGACGCGCATGATCTCCCTCATGCTGAACACGGCTGGAAAGCCAAGACGGAATTGACCAAGTACGACCGGATGATGTCCCGCCGTAGACGGCCGAAGGGACACGCGGTTTCCAAGGGTTACCGCGAGGCCAGGAAGCTGCATGCGAAGGCACACCAGAAGATCGCTCGACGGCGGCAGGACACTGGTCGCAAATGGGCCAAGAAAGTCGTCCGCGATCATGACGTGATCGCGGTGGAGGACTTCAAAGCGAAGTTCCTCGCCAAGAGTTCGATGGCGCGGAAGGCAGCAGATGCTGCGATTGGCGCCACGAAGAAGGCCCTGCTGGAGATGGGGCGCAAACACGGGCGGGACGTACGACTGGTGCACCCCGCGTACAGCACCATGGACTGCGGAAGGTGCGGAGCGAGAGCCAAGCACGCGCTGCCGTTGTCGGAACGCACCTACACCTGCACCGCGTGCGGGCTCGTGTCCTCCAGGGACAAGAATTCCGCGTGCGTGATGCTCGTCCGGGCTGGTCTGGCCCCGGCTGGTGTCGAGGGCGCAAGACCTCGTGGAGCGCCGCTCCAGGAGGCTGCCTGAGCCAGGAATCCCCTCCCTCCGGAGAGGGGAGCAGTCAACGATGTCCTCGTTCCACACCACTGCCGATGTCCTCGTTCCAGAGTGCCGGGTTGTTCTTGATGAAGTCGCGCATCAGCGAGGCGCACTCGGGGTCGTCGAGGAGGACGATCTCCACACCGTGCTCGGCGAGCCAGTCGTGCCCGCCGTGGAAGGTCGCCGCCTCGCCGACGACGACCCGCGAGATCCCGAACTGCCGCACCAGCCCGGAGCAGTACCAGCAGGGGGAGAGGGTCGTCACCATCGTGGTGCCTCGGTACGACCGCTGCCGCCCCGCGGCCTTGAACGCGGCCGTCTCCGCGTGCATCGAGGGGTCGTCGTCCTGGACGCGCCGGTTGTGGCCGCGGCCCAGCAGGGTGCCGTCGGCGCCGTAGAGCGCGGCGCCGATCGGGATGCCGCCCTCGGCGAGTCCGGCGCGGGCCTCCTCGACGGCGGTGGCCAGCCAGGTCCGTGCCTGTGCCTGATCGATGCGGTTCATGGGTCCCACTCTCCTGTGGCCGAAACACGAGGGCAACGTGCGGAAAGTACTCTCCCCGCAACCCGTACCCGGACGAACTGTCAGCGCC
The nucleotide sequence above comes from Streptomyces sp. N50. Encoded proteins:
- a CDS encoding transposase; protein product: MTTPSGGLGAGHARHTYRLRVSTTAQAALLAEWDRCRWIWNECVARSKKAYAEYEKCGPASLDKMLTEARASTRWLAEGSSVAQQQIIRDFGKSRAKALKDIKDRLPVRQRAGMPKHKRKREALPTLNYTRRGFRLEGGRLHVAGGVELTVVWSRALPSNPSSVRVYRDSIGHWYASFVVPAEVQSLPVTGAVIGVDWGVKDTATTTSDAHDLPHAEHGWKAKTELTKYDRMMSRRRRPKGHAVSKGYREARKLHAKAHQKIARRRQDTGRKWAKKVVRDHDVIAVEDFKAKFLAKSSMARKAADAAIGATKKALLEMGRKHGRDVRLVHPAYSTMDCGRCGARAKHALPLSERTYTCTACGLVSSRDKNSACVMLVRAGLAPAGVEGARPRGAPLQEAA
- a CDS encoding nucleoside deaminase, whose product is MNRIDQAQARTWLATAVEEARAGLAEGGIPIGAALYGADGTLLGRGHNRRVQDDDPSMHAETAAFKAAGRQRSYRGTTMVTTLSPCWYCSGLVRQFGISRVVVGEAATFHGGHDWLAEHGVEIVLLDDPECASLMRDFIKNNPALWNEDIGSGVERGHR